A portion of the Aphelocoma coerulescens isolate FSJ_1873_10779 chromosome 1, UR_Acoe_1.0, whole genome shotgun sequence genome contains these proteins:
- the LOC138112999 gene encoding cystathionine beta-synthase-like protein isoform X2 — MEKFVSERPVPLSKKKPDTNSCPHAPAKYFVSGGVDSENCKANEKERQWIRPDTPSKCTWKLGKPLSASPHHHATLPEPPKILPNILNKVGNTPLVRINKIGKHFGLKCELLAKCEYFNAGGSVKDRISLRMVEDAERAGILKPGDTIIEPTSGNTGIGLALAAAVKGYRCIIVMPEKMSMEKVDVLRALGAEIVRTPTTARFDSPESHVGVAWRLKNEIPNAHILDQYRNASNPLTHYDTTAEEILQQCDGKVDMVVATAGTGGTITGISRKLKEKCPGCKIIGVDPEGSILAEPEELNKTDRTMYEVEGIGYDFVPTVLDRSTVDQWYKSNDEESFALARMLIREEGLLCGGSSGSAMSVAVKAAKELKEGQRCVVILPDSIRNYMSKFLSDKWMIQKGFMKEEDLGSKPWWWNISIQELSLSAPLTVLPTVTCAKTVEILREKGFDQVPVVDESGVILGMVTLGNMLSSLLVGKVKPFDEVRKVIYKQFQQTDNPASWGNVINLKDNLGKLSHILEIDHFALVVHEQIQYHTDGSSSKRQMVFGIVTAIDLLNFVTARERERKSS, encoded by the exons ATGGAGAAGTTTGTCTCAGAAAGGCCTGTTCCTCTGTCTAAG AAGAAGCCAGATACAAACTCATGCCCTCATGCACCTGCCAAGTATTTTGTCTCTGGTGGGGTGGACTCCGAGAACTGCAAGGCCAATGAGAAGGAAAGGCAGTGGATCCGCCCTGATACACCCAGCAAATGCACCTGGAAGCTTGGGAAACCCCTCTCTGCCTCCCCCCATCACCATGCCACCCT GCCAGAGCCTCCGAAGATCCTGCCAAACATCCTGAATAAAGTTGGCAACACACCTTTGGTGCGGATCAACAAGATTGGGAAGCACTTTGGGCTCAAGTGTGAACTCT TGGCCAAGTGTGAGTACTTCAACGCCGGGGGCAGCGTGAAGGACCGCATCAGCCTCAGGATGGTGGAGGATGCTGAGAGGGCTGGGATCCTGAAGCCTGGGGACACCATCATAGAGCCAACCTCTGGGAACACAG GGATCGGGCTGGCCTTGGCGGCGGCAGTGAAGGGTTACCGCTGCATCATCGTCATGCCAGAGAAGATGAGCATGGAGAAG GTGGATGTCCTGAGAGCTCTGGGTGCTGAGATTGTGAGGACCCCAACTACTGCCAGATTTGATTCTCCTGAATCTCACGTAGGAGTGGCCTGGAGGCTGAAGAATGAAATCCCCAACGCACACATCCTAGACCAG TACCGCAATGCCAGCAACCCCCTGACTCACTATGACACCACAGCTGAGGAGATCCTGCAGCAGTGTGATG GAAAGGTGGACATGGTGGTGGCCACGGCTGGCACAGGAGGTACCATCACTggcatctccaggaagctgaaGGAGAAGTGTCCAGGATGCAAA ATTATAGGTGTGGATCCTGAAGGCTCCATCCTCGCTGAACCAGAAGAACTGAACAAGACTGACAGGACAATGTATGAAGTGGAAGGAATTGGATATGATTTTGTCCCCACAGTGTTGGATAGATCT aCTGTGGACCAGTGGTACAAGAGCAATGATGAGGAGTCGTTTGCGTTAGCACGGATGCTGATCCGCGAGGAGGGACTGCTGTGTG GTGGCAGCTCGGGCAGTGCCATGTCTGTAGCTGTGAAGGCAGCCAAGGAGCTGAAGGAGGGTCAGCGCTGTGTTGTCATCTTACCTGACTCCATCAGGAACTACAT GTCCAAGTTCTTGAGTGACAAATGGATGATTCAGAAAGGATTCATGAAAGAAGAAGACCTTGGCAGCAAACCTTG GTGGTGGAACATCAGTATTCAGGAGCTGAGCCTCTCTGCCCCCCTGACCGTGCTTCCAACTGTTACCTGTGCAAAGACTGTGGAAATCCTCCGGGAGAAGGGATTCGACCAGGTACCAGTTGTTGATGAATCTGG ggTGATTCTGGGCATGGTTACCCTGGGTAACATGCTTTCCTCACTGCTTGTTGGAAAAGTTAAGCCTTTTGATGAAGTCAGAAAAGTAATCTACAAGCAATTCCAACAG acaGACAATCCAGCATCGTGGGGAAATGTG ATTAACCTGAAAGACAACTTGGGGAAACTCTCTCACATCCTGGAAATAGACCACTTTGCTCTGGTGGTTCATGAACAGATTCAAT ATCACACGGATGGCTCCTCCAGCAAGCGGCAGATGGTGTTTGGCATCGTGACAGCCATCGACCTCCTGAACTTTGTAACCGCACGGGAGCGGGAGAGGAAATCCAgctaa
- the LOC138112999 gene encoding cystathionine beta-synthase-like protein isoform X4, whose protein sequence is MEKFVSERPVPLSKKPDTNSCPHAPAKYFVSGGVDSENCKANEKERQWIRPDTPSKCTWKLGKPLSASPHHHATLPEPPKILPNILNKVGNTPLVRINKIGKHFGLKCELLAKCEYFNAGGSVKDRISLRMVEDAERAGILKPGDTIIEPTSGNTGIGLALAAAVKGYRCIIVMPEKMSMEKVDVLRALGAEIVRTPTTARFDSPESHVGVAWRLKNEIPNAHILDQYRNASNPLTHYDTTAEEILQQCDGKVDMVVATAGTGGTITGISRKLKEKCPGCKIIGVDPEGSILAEPEELNKTDRTMYEVEGIGYDFVPTVLDRSTVDQWYKSNDEESFALARMLIREEGLLCGGSSGSAMSVAVKAAKELKEGQRCVVILPDSIRNYMSKFLSDKWMIQKGFMKEEDLGSKPWWWNISIQELSLSAPLTVLPTVTCAKTVEILREKGFDQVPVVDESGVILGMVTLGNMLSSLLVGKVKPFDEVRKVIYKQFQQTDNPASWGNVINLKDNLGKLSHILEIDHFALVVHEQIQYHTDGSSSKRQMVFGIVTAIDLLNFVTARERERKSS, encoded by the exons ATGGAGAAGTTTGTCTCAGAAAGGCCTGTTCCTCTGTCTAAG AAGCCAGATACAAACTCATGCCCTCATGCACCTGCCAAGTATTTTGTCTCTGGTGGGGTGGACTCCGAGAACTGCAAGGCCAATGAGAAGGAAAGGCAGTGGATCCGCCCTGATACACCCAGCAAATGCACCTGGAAGCTTGGGAAACCCCTCTCTGCCTCCCCCCATCACCATGCCACCCT GCCAGAGCCTCCGAAGATCCTGCCAAACATCCTGAATAAAGTTGGCAACACACCTTTGGTGCGGATCAACAAGATTGGGAAGCACTTTGGGCTCAAGTGTGAACTCT TGGCCAAGTGTGAGTACTTCAACGCCGGGGGCAGCGTGAAGGACCGCATCAGCCTCAGGATGGTGGAGGATGCTGAGAGGGCTGGGATCCTGAAGCCTGGGGACACCATCATAGAGCCAACCTCTGGGAACACAG GGATCGGGCTGGCCTTGGCGGCGGCAGTGAAGGGTTACCGCTGCATCATCGTCATGCCAGAGAAGATGAGCATGGAGAAG GTGGATGTCCTGAGAGCTCTGGGTGCTGAGATTGTGAGGACCCCAACTACTGCCAGATTTGATTCTCCTGAATCTCACGTAGGAGTGGCCTGGAGGCTGAAGAATGAAATCCCCAACGCACACATCCTAGACCAG TACCGCAATGCCAGCAACCCCCTGACTCACTATGACACCACAGCTGAGGAGATCCTGCAGCAGTGTGATG GAAAGGTGGACATGGTGGTGGCCACGGCTGGCACAGGAGGTACCATCACTggcatctccaggaagctgaaGGAGAAGTGTCCAGGATGCAAA ATTATAGGTGTGGATCCTGAAGGCTCCATCCTCGCTGAACCAGAAGAACTGAACAAGACTGACAGGACAATGTATGAAGTGGAAGGAATTGGATATGATTTTGTCCCCACAGTGTTGGATAGATCT aCTGTGGACCAGTGGTACAAGAGCAATGATGAGGAGTCGTTTGCGTTAGCACGGATGCTGATCCGCGAGGAGGGACTGCTGTGTG GTGGCAGCTCGGGCAGTGCCATGTCTGTAGCTGTGAAGGCAGCCAAGGAGCTGAAGGAGGGTCAGCGCTGTGTTGTCATCTTACCTGACTCCATCAGGAACTACAT GTCCAAGTTCTTGAGTGACAAATGGATGATTCAGAAAGGATTCATGAAAGAAGAAGACCTTGGCAGCAAACCTTG GTGGTGGAACATCAGTATTCAGGAGCTGAGCCTCTCTGCCCCCCTGACCGTGCTTCCAACTGTTACCTGTGCAAAGACTGTGGAAATCCTCCGGGAGAAGGGATTCGACCAGGTACCAGTTGTTGATGAATCTGG ggTGATTCTGGGCATGGTTACCCTGGGTAACATGCTTTCCTCACTGCTTGTTGGAAAAGTTAAGCCTTTTGATGAAGTCAGAAAAGTAATCTACAAGCAATTCCAACAG acaGACAATCCAGCATCGTGGGGAAATGTG ATTAACCTGAAAGACAACTTGGGGAAACTCTCTCACATCCTGGAAATAGACCACTTTGCTCTGGTGGTTCATGAACAGATTCAAT ATCACACGGATGGCTCCTCCAGCAAGCGGCAGATGGTGTTTGGCATCGTGACAGCCATCGACCTCCTGAACTTTGTAACCGCACGGGAGCGGGAGAGGAAATCCAgctaa
- the LOC138112999 gene encoding cystathionine beta-synthase-like protein isoform X1 → MEKFVSERPVPLSKNEILTLPSQKKPDTNSCPHAPAKYFVSGGVDSENCKANEKERQWIRPDTPSKCTWKLGKPLSASPHHHATLPEPPKILPNILNKVGNTPLVRINKIGKHFGLKCELLAKCEYFNAGGSVKDRISLRMVEDAERAGILKPGDTIIEPTSGNTGIGLALAAAVKGYRCIIVMPEKMSMEKVDVLRALGAEIVRTPTTARFDSPESHVGVAWRLKNEIPNAHILDQYRNASNPLTHYDTTAEEILQQCDGKVDMVVATAGTGGTITGISRKLKEKCPGCKIIGVDPEGSILAEPEELNKTDRTMYEVEGIGYDFVPTVLDRSTVDQWYKSNDEESFALARMLIREEGLLCGGSSGSAMSVAVKAAKELKEGQRCVVILPDSIRNYMSKFLSDKWMIQKGFMKEEDLGSKPWWWNISIQELSLSAPLTVLPTVTCAKTVEILREKGFDQVPVVDESGVILGMVTLGNMLSSLLVGKVKPFDEVRKVIYKQFQQTDNPASWGNVINLKDNLGKLSHILEIDHFALVVHEQIQYHTDGSSSKRQMVFGIVTAIDLLNFVTARERERKSS, encoded by the exons ATGGAGAAGTTTGTCTCAGAAAGGCCTGTTCCTCTGTCTAAG AATGAAATCCTTACTCTTCCTTCCCAGAAGAAGCCAGATACAAACTCATGCCCTCATGCACCTGCCAAGTATTTTGTCTCTGGTGGGGTGGACTCCGAGAACTGCAAGGCCAATGAGAAGGAAAGGCAGTGGATCCGCCCTGATACACCCAGCAAATGCACCTGGAAGCTTGGGAAACCCCTCTCTGCCTCCCCCCATCACCATGCCACCCT GCCAGAGCCTCCGAAGATCCTGCCAAACATCCTGAATAAAGTTGGCAACACACCTTTGGTGCGGATCAACAAGATTGGGAAGCACTTTGGGCTCAAGTGTGAACTCT TGGCCAAGTGTGAGTACTTCAACGCCGGGGGCAGCGTGAAGGACCGCATCAGCCTCAGGATGGTGGAGGATGCTGAGAGGGCTGGGATCCTGAAGCCTGGGGACACCATCATAGAGCCAACCTCTGGGAACACAG GGATCGGGCTGGCCTTGGCGGCGGCAGTGAAGGGTTACCGCTGCATCATCGTCATGCCAGAGAAGATGAGCATGGAGAAG GTGGATGTCCTGAGAGCTCTGGGTGCTGAGATTGTGAGGACCCCAACTACTGCCAGATTTGATTCTCCTGAATCTCACGTAGGAGTGGCCTGGAGGCTGAAGAATGAAATCCCCAACGCACACATCCTAGACCAG TACCGCAATGCCAGCAACCCCCTGACTCACTATGACACCACAGCTGAGGAGATCCTGCAGCAGTGTGATG GAAAGGTGGACATGGTGGTGGCCACGGCTGGCACAGGAGGTACCATCACTggcatctccaggaagctgaaGGAGAAGTGTCCAGGATGCAAA ATTATAGGTGTGGATCCTGAAGGCTCCATCCTCGCTGAACCAGAAGAACTGAACAAGACTGACAGGACAATGTATGAAGTGGAAGGAATTGGATATGATTTTGTCCCCACAGTGTTGGATAGATCT aCTGTGGACCAGTGGTACAAGAGCAATGATGAGGAGTCGTTTGCGTTAGCACGGATGCTGATCCGCGAGGAGGGACTGCTGTGTG GTGGCAGCTCGGGCAGTGCCATGTCTGTAGCTGTGAAGGCAGCCAAGGAGCTGAAGGAGGGTCAGCGCTGTGTTGTCATCTTACCTGACTCCATCAGGAACTACAT GTCCAAGTTCTTGAGTGACAAATGGATGATTCAGAAAGGATTCATGAAAGAAGAAGACCTTGGCAGCAAACCTTG GTGGTGGAACATCAGTATTCAGGAGCTGAGCCTCTCTGCCCCCCTGACCGTGCTTCCAACTGTTACCTGTGCAAAGACTGTGGAAATCCTCCGGGAGAAGGGATTCGACCAGGTACCAGTTGTTGATGAATCTGG ggTGATTCTGGGCATGGTTACCCTGGGTAACATGCTTTCCTCACTGCTTGTTGGAAAAGTTAAGCCTTTTGATGAAGTCAGAAAAGTAATCTACAAGCAATTCCAACAG acaGACAATCCAGCATCGTGGGGAAATGTG ATTAACCTGAAAGACAACTTGGGGAAACTCTCTCACATCCTGGAAATAGACCACTTTGCTCTGGTGGTTCATGAACAGATTCAAT ATCACACGGATGGCTCCTCCAGCAAGCGGCAGATGGTGTTTGGCATCGTGACAGCCATCGACCTCCTGAACTTTGTAACCGCACGGGAGCGGGAGAGGAAATCCAgctaa
- the LOC138112999 gene encoding cystathionine beta-synthase-like protein isoform X3 yields the protein MEKFVSERPVPLSKNEILTLPSQKKPDTNSCPHAPAKYFVSGGVDSENCKANEKERQWIRPDTPSKCTWKLGKPLSASPHHHATLPEPPKILPNILNKVGNTPLVRINKIGKHFGLKCELLAKCEYFNAGGSVKDRISLRMVEDAERAGILKPGDTIIEPTSGNTGIGLALAAAVKGYRCIIVMPEKMSMEKVDVLRALGAEIVRTPTTARFDSPESHVGVAWRLKNEIPNAHILDQYRNASNPLTHYDTTAEEILQQCDGKVDMVVATAGTGGTITGISRKLKEKCPGCKIIGVDPEGSILAEPEELNKTDRTMYEVEGIGYDFVPTVLDRSTVDQWYKSNDEESFALARMLIREEGLLCGGSSGSAMSVAVKAAKELKEGQRCVVILPDSIRNYMSKFLSDKWMIQKGFMKEEDLGSKPWWWNISIQELSLSAPLTVLPTVTCAKTVEILREKGFDQVPVVDESGVILGMVTLGNMLSSLLVGKVKPFDEVRKVIYKQFQQINLKDNLGKLSHILEIDHFALVVHEQIQYHTDGSSSKRQMVFGIVTAIDLLNFVTARERERKSS from the exons ATGGAGAAGTTTGTCTCAGAAAGGCCTGTTCCTCTGTCTAAG AATGAAATCCTTACTCTTCCTTCCCAGAAGAAGCCAGATACAAACTCATGCCCTCATGCACCTGCCAAGTATTTTGTCTCTGGTGGGGTGGACTCCGAGAACTGCAAGGCCAATGAGAAGGAAAGGCAGTGGATCCGCCCTGATACACCCAGCAAATGCACCTGGAAGCTTGGGAAACCCCTCTCTGCCTCCCCCCATCACCATGCCACCCT GCCAGAGCCTCCGAAGATCCTGCCAAACATCCTGAATAAAGTTGGCAACACACCTTTGGTGCGGATCAACAAGATTGGGAAGCACTTTGGGCTCAAGTGTGAACTCT TGGCCAAGTGTGAGTACTTCAACGCCGGGGGCAGCGTGAAGGACCGCATCAGCCTCAGGATGGTGGAGGATGCTGAGAGGGCTGGGATCCTGAAGCCTGGGGACACCATCATAGAGCCAACCTCTGGGAACACAG GGATCGGGCTGGCCTTGGCGGCGGCAGTGAAGGGTTACCGCTGCATCATCGTCATGCCAGAGAAGATGAGCATGGAGAAG GTGGATGTCCTGAGAGCTCTGGGTGCTGAGATTGTGAGGACCCCAACTACTGCCAGATTTGATTCTCCTGAATCTCACGTAGGAGTGGCCTGGAGGCTGAAGAATGAAATCCCCAACGCACACATCCTAGACCAG TACCGCAATGCCAGCAACCCCCTGACTCACTATGACACCACAGCTGAGGAGATCCTGCAGCAGTGTGATG GAAAGGTGGACATGGTGGTGGCCACGGCTGGCACAGGAGGTACCATCACTggcatctccaggaagctgaaGGAGAAGTGTCCAGGATGCAAA ATTATAGGTGTGGATCCTGAAGGCTCCATCCTCGCTGAACCAGAAGAACTGAACAAGACTGACAGGACAATGTATGAAGTGGAAGGAATTGGATATGATTTTGTCCCCACAGTGTTGGATAGATCT aCTGTGGACCAGTGGTACAAGAGCAATGATGAGGAGTCGTTTGCGTTAGCACGGATGCTGATCCGCGAGGAGGGACTGCTGTGTG GTGGCAGCTCGGGCAGTGCCATGTCTGTAGCTGTGAAGGCAGCCAAGGAGCTGAAGGAGGGTCAGCGCTGTGTTGTCATCTTACCTGACTCCATCAGGAACTACAT GTCCAAGTTCTTGAGTGACAAATGGATGATTCAGAAAGGATTCATGAAAGAAGAAGACCTTGGCAGCAAACCTTG GTGGTGGAACATCAGTATTCAGGAGCTGAGCCTCTCTGCCCCCCTGACCGTGCTTCCAACTGTTACCTGTGCAAAGACTGTGGAAATCCTCCGGGAGAAGGGATTCGACCAGGTACCAGTTGTTGATGAATCTGG ggTGATTCTGGGCATGGTTACCCTGGGTAACATGCTTTCCTCACTGCTTGTTGGAAAAGTTAAGCCTTTTGATGAAGTCAGAAAAGTAATCTACAAGCAATTCCAACAG ATTAACCTGAAAGACAACTTGGGGAAACTCTCTCACATCCTGGAAATAGACCACTTTGCTCTGGTGGTTCATGAACAGATTCAAT ATCACACGGATGGCTCCTCCAGCAAGCGGCAGATGGTGTTTGGCATCGTGACAGCCATCGACCTCCTGAACTTTGTAACCGCACGGGAGCGGGAGAGGAAATCCAgctaa